A region of Triplophysa dalaica isolate WHDGS20190420 chromosome 20, ASM1584641v1, whole genome shotgun sequence DNA encodes the following proteins:
- the ssr4 gene encoding translocon-associated protein subunit delta: MMRVITAILALCLGLCAADTCTDPVISPSSYTTTDALISSETVFIVELSLACANGAQSVALYADVNGKQFPVTRGQDVGKYQVSWSVPHKQASSGTYPVKFFDEESYSTLRKAQRNNEDVDAIKPLFSVNVDHRGAWNGPWVSTDVLAALIGILVYYLAYSTKSAIQA, encoded by the exons ATGATGCGAGTTATTACAGCTATTTTGGCTCTATGTCTGGGTCTTTGCGCAG CTGATACTTGCACAGATCCTGTTATTTCCCCATCTTCGTACACGACGACAGACGCGCTCATCTCTTCCGAGACCGTGTTCATAGTCGAGTTGAGTCTCGCGTGTGCAAACGGAGCACAG AGTGTTGCCTTGTATGCAGATGTCAACGGGAAACAGTTTCCTGTGACCAGAGGCCAAGATGTTGGTAAATACCAGGTCTCGTGGAGTGTTCCCCACAAGCAGGCCAGTTCAGGCACATATCCGGTTAAATTCTTCGATGAGGAGTCTTACAGTACTCTACGAAAG GCTCAAAGAAATAATGAAGATGTTGATGCCATCAAGCCATTGTTCTCCGTCAATGTGGATCACAGG GGTGCATGGAATGGTCCCTGGGTGTCTACAGATGTCTTGGCTGCGCTCATTGGTATTTTGGTGTACTACCTGGCCTACAGCACCAAAAGTGCCATCCAAGCTTGA